From Spartinivicinus ruber, the proteins below share one genomic window:
- the epmB gene encoding EF-P beta-lysylation protein EpmB, with protein MITRTAASVDTHFTSSRWQQILSSVVTNADELFNLLRLNPAEAPPHIEATQQFPLRVPLPFINRIEPGNWDDPLLLQVLPTAQELAPQPGFTTDPLGEQDKNVAKGIIHKYQGRLLLIVGTSCAVNCRYCFRRHFPYEDNRPNTQQWQSALEYITNDNSISEVIFSGGDPLAVNDKRLAWLVESIADIPHVKRLRIHSRLPIMIPQRITDEMIRWFTGTRLQPVMVIHCNHPNEIDQDVRAALQKLKQHNVTLLNQAVLLKGINDQLETQIQLSETLFQQGVLPYYLFLLDRVSGAAHFELSELTAKQLVGNMLKQCPGYLVPKLAREQAGAPTKLPILPAL; from the coding sequence ATGATAACTCGAACCGCTGCCAGTGTAGATACCCATTTTACAAGTAGTCGCTGGCAACAGATTTTGTCCAGTGTTGTCACTAATGCCGATGAATTATTTAATTTATTACGCTTAAACCCAGCTGAAGCGCCGCCACATATTGAAGCAACTCAACAGTTCCCCTTACGAGTACCTTTGCCCTTTATTAATAGAATAGAGCCTGGCAACTGGGATGACCCATTACTACTACAGGTGTTGCCCACTGCACAAGAGCTTGCCCCCCAGCCTGGCTTTACTACCGATCCATTAGGCGAACAAGATAAAAATGTGGCTAAAGGAATTATCCACAAATATCAGGGCCGCCTGTTGCTTATTGTTGGCACCAGCTGCGCTGTTAACTGCCGTTACTGTTTTCGACGCCATTTCCCGTATGAGGACAACCGTCCGAATACTCAACAGTGGCAATCTGCGCTGGAGTATATCACTAACGATAATAGTATCAGCGAAGTAATCTTCAGTGGCGGTGATCCACTTGCCGTTAATGATAAACGGCTGGCGTGGTTAGTTGAGTCCATTGCAGATATCCCTCACGTCAAACGGCTACGAATCCACAGCCGATTACCCATTATGATTCCCCAACGGATTACTGATGAAATGATTCGCTGGTTTACAGGTACCCGACTTCAGCCTGTGATGGTGATTCACTGCAATCACCCAAACGAAATCGATCAAGATGTTAGAGCAGCTTTACAAAAATTAAAGCAGCATAATGTCACTCTGCTTAATCAAGCGGTTTTACTCAAAGGTATTAATGACCAGCTGGAAACTCAAATACAACTCAGTGAAACCTTATTCCAGCAAGGTGTGCTTCCCTACTATCTGTTTCTCTTAGATCGGGTATCAGGTGCAGCCCACTTTGAGTTGTCAGAGCTTACAGCTAAGCAGCTAGTGGGTAATATGCTTAAACAATGCCCAGGTTATCTAGTGCCCAAGCTTGCTAGAGAACAGGCAGGCGCACCAACTAAACTGCCTATTTTACCCGCCTTATAA
- the efp gene encoding elongation factor P, with protein sequence MASYSTNEFRSGLKVLLDGEPCSILENEFVKPGKGQAFNRVKLRNLNTGRVWERTFKSGESLEGADVIDVDMEYLYSDGEFYHFMMTDGSYEQYAADTKAVGDTVNWLKEQDVYTITLYNGSPISVTPPNFVILEVAQTDPGLKGDTAQGGTKPATLSTGAVVKVPLFVNEGDVLKIDTRTGEYVSRATK encoded by the coding sequence ATGGCAAGCTATTCTACCAATGAATTTCGTTCAGGTCTCAAAGTATTACTGGACGGAGAGCCTTGCTCGATATTAGAGAACGAATTTGTTAAGCCTGGCAAAGGCCAAGCTTTTAACCGAGTTAAGTTGCGTAACCTAAACACTGGTCGGGTATGGGAAAGAACCTTCAAATCTGGAGAAAGTCTGGAAGGGGCTGACGTTATTGATGTGGATATGGAGTACCTGTACTCTGATGGCGAATTTTATCACTTCATGATGACTGATGGCTCTTATGAGCAGTACGCTGCTGATACTAAAGCGGTAGGTGATACGGTTAATTGGCTAAAAGAGCAAGACGTGTACACCATTACATTGTACAACGGCAGCCCTATTTCTGTTACGCCCCCGAACTTTGTTATTTTAGAAGTTGCCCAAACTGACCCAGGTTTAAAAGGTGATACAGCTCAGGGTGGAACTAAGCCTGCAACATTGAGCACGGGTGCGGTTGTAAAAGTACCTTTGTTTGTGAATGAAGGTGATGTACTGAAAATCGATACACGTACTGGCGAATACGTTAGCCGTGCCACTAAGTAG
- the epmA gene encoding elongation factor P--(R)-beta-lysine ligase produces the protein MTQQFWQPSAPLANIKLRADILKGVRDYFANEKVIEVETPILSQASVTDIHLDSFVTHFKPIGEPDGKTLYLHTSPEFHMKRVLAAFHEDIYQICHVFRNGEAGGKHNPEFTMLEWYRIGLDHHQLMDDMTKLLSSIVDFTELRRVSYQQVFEEHLGINPHRTATQKLEKIVHEKIDDHLVGLERNSLLDLLFTHYIEPSLGWAAENKLAGVYVYDFPASMAALARVDTDVDNQQVASRFELFINGVELANGYHELVDGIEQAKRFKHDQNKRKELGYPQNPHDEHLLTALAEGLPDCAGVAIGVDRLLMLLAGTQEIADVIAFDFERS, from the coding sequence ATGACCCAACAATTTTGGCAACCTTCTGCCCCATTAGCCAATATCAAATTAAGAGCAGATATCCTCAAGGGGGTTAGAGATTACTTTGCTAATGAGAAAGTCATAGAGGTGGAAACACCAATATTGTCACAGGCATCGGTCACGGATATTCACTTAGATAGCTTTGTTACGCATTTTAAGCCTATTGGTGAGCCTGATGGAAAAACGCTTTACTTGCATACATCGCCTGAGTTTCATATGAAGCGAGTGCTGGCTGCGTTTCATGAAGATATATATCAAATTTGTCATGTATTTCGAAATGGTGAGGCTGGTGGTAAGCATAACCCAGAGTTTACTATGCTGGAGTGGTATCGAATTGGTTTAGATCACCACCAGTTAATGGATGATATGACCAAACTGTTGTCATCAATTGTTGATTTTACCGAACTAAGAAGAGTGTCTTACCAGCAAGTATTTGAAGAACATTTAGGGATTAATCCCCATCGGACAGCAACACAAAAATTAGAAAAAATTGTCCATGAAAAAATTGATGATCATTTAGTTGGCCTAGAAAGAAACTCGTTATTGGATTTATTATTTACCCACTATATTGAGCCTAGTTTGGGCTGGGCAGCAGAAAATAAGCTGGCAGGTGTCTATGTATATGACTTTCCAGCCTCTATGGCTGCATTAGCGAGAGTAGATACTGATGTTGATAACCAGCAAGTGGCTAGTCGCTTTGAGCTATTTATTAACGGAGTTGAACTGGCTAATGGTTATCATGAATTAGTTGATGGTATTGAACAGGCCAAGCGATTTAAGCACGATCAAAATAAGCGTAAAGAATTAGGTTATCCGCAAAACCCACATGATGAGCATTTATTAACTGCATTAGCTGAAGGACTACCTGATTGTGCAGGTGTGGCGATTGGTGTTGATCGGTTATTAATGCTATTGGCAGGCACCCAAGAAATTGCTGATGTTATTGCGTTTGATTTTGAGCGATCTTGA
- a CDS encoding YopT-type cysteine protease domain-containing protein, whose protein sequence is MTYTTSVGGLSTHLINNQPPSVLKATDGNRTLSPLGCSISLLDAGNNTFRKSVFRLNLHKQSPELKSLKKEIKLTQTSQNPKQLQQLEQALELWIKKQPKEVKQRGKLIPQLKTAIKEQKQLSDPNYQAFEKKRRDEIQTELTSLVQKKQFNKQLEEITKELLELQLGLKFNNRPRCNADIREAIVNAFSPQAESYILHRYPEFKDDGPINIGKLMDSIDSLGTLVNPGVVTAQKSNAKQITPFQQNLFLGNRTFGKVGICAALSAKWLTTQHANINFYEDIGFNDGIKADGHTDGHEEVMNLAIRYYGGHSGNKNTDAHWSADVPHGFYALMDYFKNYQLSMDIQKSDTTKGADLSAISKPGLYYLGIHSGKGGGHGLAVKVSATAQNKTTGYTLFDPNYGEFHFNNEQHFKQFTYSLINQLYPELKHSTLVVGLK, encoded by the coding sequence ATGACGTATACGACAAGCGTAGGTGGCCTATCCACACACCTGATCAACAATCAACCACCATCAGTTTTGAAAGCTACTGACGGCAATCGAACGCTATCTCCATTGGGCTGTTCTATATCGCTGCTTGATGCGGGTAATAATACCTTTCGCAAATCTGTTTTTAGACTAAACCTCCACAAACAAAGCCCCGAACTTAAAAGTCTAAAAAAAGAAATAAAACTTACTCAAACAAGCCAAAACCCCAAACAATTGCAACAACTTGAACAAGCGCTTGAGCTTTGGATAAAAAAACAGCCCAAAGAAGTAAAACAAAGAGGCAAATTAATTCCACAACTAAAAACTGCTATTAAAGAGCAAAAACAATTATCAGACCCAAACTATCAAGCTTTTGAGAAAAAAAGAAGAGATGAAATACAAACAGAACTAACCAGCTTAGTGCAAAAAAAACAGTTTAATAAGCAACTTGAAGAAATAACAAAAGAGCTTCTTGAGTTACAGCTAGGACTTAAATTTAATAACCGACCAAGATGTAATGCAGACATTCGTGAAGCTATCGTTAATGCTTTCTCACCCCAAGCAGAAAGTTATATTCTACATAGGTACCCAGAATTTAAAGATGATGGTCCTATTAACATTGGTAAACTAATGGACTCCATTGATTCACTGGGCACTTTGGTTAACCCCGGTGTGGTTACAGCACAAAAAAGCAATGCAAAACAGATAACCCCTTTCCAGCAAAACCTGTTTCTTGGTAACAGAACGTTTGGCAAAGTGGGTATTTGTGCCGCCCTTTCAGCAAAATGGCTGACTACTCAACATGCCAACATCAATTTCTATGAAGATATCGGCTTTAATGATGGCATCAAGGCTGATGGTCACACCGACGGCCACGAGGAAGTAATGAATTTAGCCATTCGTTACTATGGCGGGCACTCTGGAAATAAAAACACCGATGCACATTGGTCTGCTGATGTACCTCATGGTTTTTATGCGTTAATGGATTATTTTAAAAATTATCAATTATCGATGGATATTCAAAAATCAGATACCACCAAGGGAGCTGATTTAAGTGCTATTAGTAAGCCTGGATTATATTATCTTGGTATTCACAGTGGTAAAGGTGGCGGACATGGCCTGGCCGTTAAAGTGTCAGCCACTGCTCAAAATAAAACAACAGGATACACACTGTTTGATCCAAACTATGGGGAATTCCATTTTAACAATGAGCAACATTTTAAACAGTTTACTTACTCGCTTATTAACCAACTATACCCTGAGCTAAAACATAGCACGTTAGTCGTTGGCCTAAAATAA
- a CDS encoding cupin domain-containing protein, translated as MDKYIIKKTEIDNMEGLNKTHFLNTNAKRINKSLGDLTGLTGLGFHLIEVPPGAESTELHAHKFEEECVYILEGEALAVIGSESTKVSAGDFIGYRADGLAHTLKNTGSLLLKCIVAGQRLNHDVADYPNQNKRIYRNAGQPWDLVNLDNIEHPQAGKKY; from the coding sequence ATGGATAAATATATAATAAAAAAAACAGAAATTGATAATATGGAAGGGTTAAATAAAACCCATTTCTTAAATACCAATGCCAAGCGCATTAATAAATCATTAGGAGATTTAACGGGATTAACCGGGCTTGGTTTTCATCTTATTGAAGTGCCTCCTGGTGCTGAGAGCACAGAGCTTCATGCTCATAAGTTTGAAGAAGAATGTGTGTATATTCTCGAAGGAGAGGCATTAGCCGTTATTGGGAGTGAATCTACTAAAGTCAGTGCAGGGGATTTTATAGGCTATAGAGCTGATGGCCTCGCTCATACCTTGAAAAACACAGGTAGTCTCTTGCTTAAATGCATTGTTGCTGGGCAGCGTTTAAATCATGATGTGGCTGATTACCCTAATCAAAATAAACGCATCTATCGTAATGCAGGTCAGCCATGGGATTTGGTCAACCTTGATAATATAGAGCATCCTCAGGCGGGTAAGAAATATTAG
- a CDS encoding DNA-binding protein, which translates to MGSTDITPEQVIETGEQLEHAGMLVTGFALRKNLKAGDPKALMEIWKRHITDRKIIDPNLTNEFVAAISTSLEQQLQKLEANFHRSYQTISQDATSAIEELEVELELANTQIEQLKHQLNQTEQQAQISLDEFSSLSTENTALIERQQQLNQQLSLTEQQTNNLRSELKQANSFIDHLKSDKTMLCQQSQQADKELNELYSQLHQEQQKSITLEHSKVSLQKQLNDLKQQLESTQQQTEANSQSTGQYQDKIQQLQVECAELKAHNTELKSQLSTSLAQQDKLLSHNQELEKQVIALVNKYRILLKQ; encoded by the coding sequence ATGGGATCTACCGATATTACTCCTGAACAGGTTATTGAAACGGGTGAACAGCTTGAGCATGCAGGCATGCTAGTGACAGGCTTTGCATTACGCAAAAACCTCAAAGCAGGTGATCCAAAAGCCTTGATGGAAATATGGAAACGCCATATAACAGATAGAAAGATAATTGACCCAAATCTAACCAATGAATTTGTAGCAGCTATTTCAACCAGTCTTGAGCAACAGTTGCAGAAGCTAGAAGCTAACTTCCACCGTAGTTATCAAACAATTAGCCAGGACGCAACTTCCGCTATTGAAGAGTTAGAAGTTGAATTAGAATTAGCTAATACTCAAATAGAGCAACTCAAACATCAGTTAAACCAAACAGAACAACAAGCACAAATCAGCTTAGATGAGTTTTCTAGTTTAAGCACCGAAAACACCGCACTGATTGAGAGACAGCAGCAGCTCAACCAACAACTGTCCCTTACTGAACAACAAACGAACAACTTAAGGTCTGAGCTTAAACAGGCAAATAGCTTTATAGACCACTTAAAATCTGACAAAACAATGCTGTGCCAGCAATCTCAGCAGGCAGATAAAGAATTAAATGAACTGTATAGCCAACTACATCAAGAGCAACAGAAATCCATTACTTTAGAGCATTCTAAAGTGTCACTGCAAAAACAGTTAAATGATCTAAAACAACAGCTTGAAAGCACCCAGCAACAAACAGAAGCAAACAGCCAATCCACAGGCCAATACCAAGATAAAATTCAACAGTTACAAGTTGAGTGTGCTGAATTAAAAGCACATAACACAGAACTAAAAAGCCAACTATCCACCTCCCTTGCCCAGCAAGACAAACTGTTATCCCATAACCAGGAACTTGAAAAACAAGTGATTGCACTGGTCAATAAATATCGAATTTTATTAAAACAATAA
- a CDS encoding extracellular solute-binding protein, whose translation MQYFLALIILILSEVAVAKTFRILNWVAYIDKSVLNDFADRYNVDIEYDTFDDIDGFRQKFLVKNPGGLYDIIFPPVDYIPALIERNVLYKLDNTQLPNIKNLSKTALLDLKKYDSTNSYVHPYLWGTVGLGVNIQQVKKALNVDTVPLSWDLVFNPEYATKLASCGISYLDSEIEIFPLVLNYLGRHGDSQKRSDIVYASKYLRGLASGITYFDSESYMERLQEGEVCVAIGYSGDILQAISQAKKAKKDFELQYILPEEGTSRWIDAVAIPSDTANLELAHAFLNYLMEPEVIAKITNYVWYANNVPASTSLVDKAVVNDQTIYPTESVQAKLFSIPKYELRLQRSMIRYWTRVKCAHSTEQCRAPISGLPGL comes from the coding sequence ATGCAGTATTTTCTTGCTTTGATTATTCTGATTTTATCGGAAGTAGCAGTTGCAAAAACATTTCGAATTTTAAATTGGGTTGCTTACATTGATAAGTCAGTGCTCAATGATTTTGCTGATAGATACAATGTTGATATAGAGTACGACACTTTTGATGATATTGATGGCTTTAGGCAAAAATTTTTAGTCAAAAATCCTGGTGGATTATATGATATAATATTCCCTCCCGTTGATTATATACCAGCTTTGATTGAACGGAATGTTTTATATAAGCTTGATAATACACAACTACCTAATATTAAAAATCTTTCTAAAACAGCACTATTAGATCTGAAAAAATACGATTCGACTAATAGTTATGTGCACCCTTATCTGTGGGGAACAGTTGGTCTTGGTGTTAATATCCAGCAAGTAAAGAAAGCCCTTAATGTTGATACAGTTCCACTGTCTTGGGATTTGGTCTTTAATCCAGAGTATGCAACTAAGCTAGCCTCTTGTGGTATTTCTTATTTAGATAGTGAAATTGAGATTTTTCCTCTGGTTTTAAATTATCTTGGTCGGCATGGCGATAGCCAGAAGCGTTCTGATATTGTGTATGCCTCGAAATACTTAAGGGGGTTAGCATCAGGTATTACTTACTTTGACTCTGAAAGTTATATGGAGCGTTTACAAGAGGGCGAGGTTTGTGTTGCTATAGGCTATTCTGGTGATATTCTTCAAGCTATTTCCCAAGCCAAAAAAGCTAAAAAAGACTTTGAATTGCAGTATATTCTTCCAGAAGAGGGTACTTCTCGTTGGATAGATGCGGTCGCTATACCCAGTGATACAGCTAACCTTGAACTTGCCCATGCTTTTTTAAACTATTTAATGGAGCCTGAGGTAATTGCCAAAATCACTAACTATGTTTGGTACGCTAATAATGTACCTGCTTCGACATCATTAGTTGATAAAGCTGTTGTTAATGATCAGACAATTTATCCGACAGAGAGTGTACAAGCTAAACTGTTCTCTATCCCCAAATATGAGTTACGATTACAACGCTCAATGATAAGGTATTGGACGCGGGTGAAATGTGCTCATTCTACGGAGCAGTGTCGAGCCCCAATTTCTGGGCTACCAGGGCTATAA
- a CDS encoding FAD-dependent oxidoreductase yields the protein MSITRRDFLNGVLISTAAAPLAQFGFTNTAIAGELKDYPPLKTGMRGSQPGSYDAAHSIAWAGKKDFGKPTQLKEEYDLIIVGAGISGLSAAYFYQKQFGKKARILLLDNHDDFGGHARRNEFNINGQMRLGYGGTQSIENPGSYSEEAKQLLKELNIETSFFQKAYKKDFFKRNQLSGITYFSKAVYGKDTTVPFVFKELAEFMAGIQDNAINAEQAIKQMPLSETARQQLLNLTSNKPKKMLSMPVKKQAIYLHNTSYYQFVQDEYGVTDPLVLRLLRYMIADDWAMGTDTLSVYEAVDSGCPGIDADQMYGILKAAGEDLGVDKEEDYIYHFPDGNASIARALVRQLIPGVADGKTMEDLVTARFYYNRLDKPSSLVRLRLNSTVYNVKREASGVTVSYVNNNKAFTVKSKHCVLACYNMMIPHLVPQLPDTQKEALTELVKMPLIYSTVVLKNWQAVQKQGLAVAYCPGNFHTIVQVDYPVDIGKYKHSSNPDMPMSLTMIAVPMGKVGQPVKEQFKAGRREILSITFAQFEKEIKDHLNGMLGPVGFDADRDIEAITINRWGHGYSYYYSDLNEGDDFEENGPHIRGSKPFGPITIANADSGADAYTDVAIDQAYRAVSELVTR from the coding sequence ATGTCTATAACACGTAGGGATTTTCTTAATGGTGTGCTGATCAGTACGGCTGCAGCACCACTGGCCCAGTTTGGTTTTACAAATACGGCTATTGCTGGTGAATTGAAAGATTATCCTCCATTAAAAACAGGTATGCGAGGTAGTCAACCAGGTTCGTATGATGCAGCTCATTCCATTGCGTGGGCTGGAAAAAAAGACTTTGGTAAGCCTACTCAATTAAAAGAAGAGTATGACTTAATTATAGTTGGAGCGGGTATCAGTGGATTATCCGCTGCTTATTTTTATCAAAAACAGTTTGGAAAAAAAGCACGGATATTATTGTTAGATAATCATGATGATTTTGGTGGGCATGCACGACGTAATGAGTTTAATATCAATGGGCAAATGCGGCTTGGCTATGGAGGAACTCAATCCATCGAGAACCCTGGCTCTTATAGTGAAGAGGCTAAGCAACTGCTCAAAGAGCTGAATATTGAAACTTCCTTTTTCCAAAAAGCATATAAAAAAGACTTTTTTAAACGTAATCAGCTGAGTGGAATCACTTATTTTAGTAAGGCTGTTTATGGCAAGGATACAACGGTACCATTTGTGTTTAAGGAGCTTGCCGAGTTTATGGCCGGGATTCAGGATAATGCTATTAATGCTGAACAAGCCATTAAGCAAATGCCTTTATCTGAAACGGCGCGTCAGCAACTATTAAATTTGACTTCAAATAAGCCGAAAAAGATGTTATCCATGCCAGTCAAAAAGCAGGCAATATACTTACATAACACGTCTTATTATCAGTTTGTACAAGACGAATACGGGGTAACTGACCCATTGGTGCTGCGTTTACTTCGTTATATGATCGCTGACGACTGGGCAATGGGGACTGATACCTTATCTGTTTATGAGGCGGTAGATAGTGGTTGTCCTGGTATTGATGCTGATCAAATGTATGGAATATTGAAAGCGGCAGGTGAAGATCTAGGTGTGGATAAAGAGGAAGATTATATTTATCATTTTCCTGATGGAAATGCCTCGATTGCCAGAGCATTAGTGCGTCAGTTGATACCTGGTGTGGCTGATGGTAAAACCATGGAAGACTTGGTTACTGCCAGGTTTTATTATAATCGTCTGGATAAACCAAGTTCATTGGTCAGGTTACGATTGAATAGCACGGTTTATAATGTAAAGCGTGAAGCGAGTGGGGTGACTGTTTCTTATGTGAATAACAACAAAGCCTTTACAGTAAAAAGTAAGCATTGCGTGCTGGCTTGTTACAATATGATGATCCCACACTTGGTACCCCAGTTGCCTGATACGCAAAAAGAGGCTTTAACTGAATTAGTAAAAATGCCGCTGATTTACAGTACAGTTGTATTAAAAAACTGGCAGGCAGTGCAAAAACAGGGGCTTGCTGTTGCTTACTGCCCAGGTAATTTTCACACCATTGTTCAGGTTGATTACCCAGTTGATATTGGGAAATATAAACATAGTAGTAACCCGGATATGCCGATGAGTTTAACCATGATTGCTGTGCCAATGGGGAAAGTCGGTCAGCCTGTTAAAGAACAATTTAAGGCAGGGCGGAGAGAAATACTGAGTATAACTTTTGCTCAGTTTGAAAAAGAAATTAAAGACCATTTAAATGGTATGCTAGGTCCTGTGGGGTTTGATGCGGATCGTGATATTGAAGCAATCACTATTAACCGCTGGGGGCATGGTTACTCCTATTATTACTCTGATTTAAATGAAGGGGATGACTTTGAAGAAAATGGCCCACATATAAGAGGGAGTAAGCCTTTTGGACCAATTACTATTGCTAACGCAGACTCGGGTGCAGATGCCTATACGGATGTAGCTATTGACCAGGCTTATCGTGCTGTAAGTGAGTTGGTTACAAGATAA
- the asd gene encoding archaetidylserine decarboxylase (Phosphatidylserine decarboxylase is synthesized as a single chain precursor. Generation of the pyruvoyl active site from a Ser is coupled to cleavage of a Gly-Ser bond between the larger (beta) and smaller (alpha chains). It is an integral membrane protein.), giving the protein MKSPLFVKLQHLTPHHCLSRAAYWVAECRWSWFKNAFIKWFIKRYQVDMSLAENEYPESFEHFNDFFTRPLKADARPIPTDDNIIISPADGAVSQLGKIEYGRVFQAKGHDYSLTELVGGDVTLAQEFNDGSFATIYLSPKDYHRVHMPYGGTLRSMIYVPGRLFSVNKATTEHVPGLFAKNERVVCIFDTDIGPMAVIMVGAMIVASIETTWAGLVTPPRRQLKQTDYTEAARQPIKLAKGDEMGRFKLGSTAIVLFGKDAIDWEASLKADSTVLMGSAIGEKTT; this is encoded by the coding sequence GTGAAATCTCCGTTGTTTGTTAAATTACAGCATTTAACCCCACACCACTGTTTATCCAGAGCAGCCTATTGGGTGGCAGAATGTCGTTGGAGCTGGTTTAAAAACGCTTTTATAAAATGGTTTATTAAACGCTACCAAGTGGATATGAGCTTAGCTGAAAATGAATATCCAGAATCATTTGAGCATTTTAATGACTTTTTTACTCGTCCATTAAAAGCAGATGCCCGCCCGATTCCAACAGACGACAATATTATTATAAGCCCTGCTGACGGTGCTGTTAGTCAATTAGGCAAAATAGAATATGGCCGGGTATTCCAAGCCAAGGGCCACGACTATAGCCTAACAGAGTTAGTAGGTGGAGATGTTACTCTAGCTCAAGAGTTTAATGACGGATCTTTCGCGACCATTTACTTGTCACCAAAAGACTATCACCGTGTTCATATGCCCTATGGTGGTACACTTCGCTCAATGATTTATGTTCCTGGTCGGTTATTTTCCGTTAATAAAGCTACTACCGAACATGTACCAGGCTTATTTGCTAAAAATGAGCGAGTGGTTTGTATATTTGATACGGATATAGGTCCAATGGCAGTAATAATGGTAGGAGCAATGATTGTTGCTAGCATTGAAACTACCTGGGCAGGATTAGTCACACCACCTAGACGCCAGTTAAAGCAAACTGATTATACCGAAGCAGCAAGACAACCCATCAAATTAGCCAAGGGCGATGAAATGGGTCGCTTTAAATTAGGCTCTACGGCAATTGTTTTATTTGGTAAAGATGCTATTGATTGGGAAGCAAGCTTAAAGGCTGATAGCACCGTATTAATGGGAAGTGCAATCGGGGAAAAAACTACCTAA
- a CDS encoding rhodanese-like domain-containing protein: MTQPLPLLPLVIDPKSLQQFQTHPDILLVDLSRQETYLEQHLLGAHHIAPQQLMLGQPPAPGKLPSKTQLEQLLSSIGFTGKQHVVVYDDEGGGWAGRFIWTLDVIGHKQYSYLNGGLHAWLGNDLPVTAEIPPQPQPTQVAITIDTTPIADVDYIKSQLNSPDFVVWDARSPAEYQGIKVLAQRGGHIPGAINFEWTRGMDQQNNLKIRDDIQEQLENCGITADKTIVTHCQSHHRSGFTYLVAKSLGFKNIKAYDGSWSEWGNLPDTPIEK, from the coding sequence ATGACTCAGCCCTTGCCACTACTGCCTTTAGTTATAGATCCAAAATCTCTTCAACAGTTTCAAACTCACCCCGACATACTGTTAGTTGACCTTTCCCGACAGGAAACTTACCTAGAGCAGCATTTGCTGGGCGCACATCATATTGCGCCGCAACAGCTGATGTTAGGCCAGCCGCCAGCACCTGGCAAACTACCCTCAAAAACGCAACTAGAACAATTACTCAGCAGCATTGGTTTTACTGGCAAACAGCACGTAGTTGTATATGATGATGAAGGTGGTGGCTGGGCAGGTCGCTTTATCTGGACTCTGGATGTTATTGGCCATAAACAGTATTCTTACTTAAATGGCGGCTTACATGCCTGGTTGGGAAATGATTTACCAGTGACTGCTGAAATTCCCCCTCAGCCGCAACCCACTCAAGTTGCTATTACAATTGACACCACCCCTATAGCGGACGTTGACTATATAAAAAGCCAACTAAATTCTCCTGATTTTGTAGTGTGGGATGCCCGCTCACCAGCCGAATATCAAGGGATCAAAGTGCTCGCTCAACGTGGTGGACACATACCAGGTGCCATTAACTTTGAATGGACTCGCGGTATGGATCAGCAAAACAATCTAAAAATACGTGATGATATCCAGGAACAACTTGAAAACTGCGGTATTACTGCAGACAAAACTATCGTCACTCATTGCCAAAGCCATCACCGTTCAGGCTTCACCTATTTAGTGGCAAAATCCTTAGGGTTTAAAAATATTAAGGCCTATGATGGCTCTTGGTCAGAGTGGGGAAATCTACCCGATACCCCTATTGAAAAGTAA